The uncultured Bacteroides sp. genome includes the window TATGTCAGAAATAATGTGAGCCATTGTTATTCTTTTTTTTCCAGTACATAATCAAGATGAAACCAAATATCATTCCACCTAAATGTGCGAAATGTGCTACTTTATCGCTCGGATTATTGGCAAAACCTGAGTACAATTCTATGAGGGCATATCCAATAACAAAATACTTGGCTTTGATTGGCATCGGCAATGGGAATATAAACAGTTGTTGGTTTGGGAAAATCATGCCAAAGGCAAGTAGGATAGCATAAATTGCTCCTGAAGCCCCAACCGTTGTCATCATATTTAAATATTCATTCATAGGAATGATTGCCGTGCCGATATTTACACTGCTATAATCCGATAAAACCATTTCATATTGAATGAATTGTACTATTTCCTGGATGATGCCGGCTCCGACGCCACAAAAAAGATAGTAGAATAAGAATTTTTTCGGGCCCCATGTTTGTTCCAATATACGCCCGAACATCCAAACGGCAAACATGTTGAAAAAAATATGAGAGAATCCCCCGTGCATAAACATGTACGAGAATAGTTGGACGACATTAAATTTATCGGCCATGAAGAAATGCAGGCCTAGGTAATCAGCTAAATCAATACCATATCTTTGGGCAACAATTCCTCCAAGAAAGAACAGTATATTTATAATTATTAGGTTCTTTGTTACTGTGGGCATCATATTTTATAAGTCTTTTTTTAAGTTGAAACACTCTACATTGCTGCAAAAATACGAATAAATTCTGTTCTATAGCAGGAAAAAGCTTCCGTATTTGTTCTTTTTCAATATTCACCATGCTTTTTTTAATGTTTTTATTTGATAATTTAATTTGTTACTCTATATTTGTGAAGTATTTATGATTATCTTTTGTGTAATATATATATTAATTAATCATTTACGTATTATGAATAAGGCAGAACTTATTAGTGCTATTGCTACTGAATCTGGTTTGAATAAAGCGGATTCTAAGAAGGCTCTTGATGCTTTCATTTCTACAGTGTCTAAAACTTTACAGTCGGGTGACAAAGTTTCTTTGGTTGGTTTCGGAACATTCGCTGTTAGCGAAAGGAGTGCAAGAACCGGTATTAACCCATCAACAAAGGCCGCAATTGCTATTCCGGCAAAAAAAGTCGCTAAATTTAAAGCAGGTGCAGAATTGTCAGACGCTATCAAGTAAGCGTGTTGTCGAGAAAATGAAAAGGAGGCGTATCTTTACGTCTCCTTTTTTTTTGTATCTTTGCAGACAGAAATAACATGGATATGAATATAGAAAACAAACTTGCATTGTCCGTTATTAACGGGCTAAAAGCTCTTTACGGGCAAGACTTTCAGGTTTCTCAAGTGCAATTGCAGAAAACAAAAAAGGAGTTTCATGGGCATCTCACTCTGGTGGTTTTCCCTTTTTTGAGAGCTTCAAAAAAAAGTCCCGAGCAAACAGCAAATGAAATAGGAGAGTATCTTAGTGCTAATGAACCTGCGGTGGCATCTTTCAACGTTATTAAAGGATTTTTAAATCTGATTATTGAGTCATCGGTGTGGGTTGAGCTACTTAATTTTATCCATGCAGATAAGCAATATGGTATTGTACCGGCTGACGAATCTTCTCCATTGGTGATGATTGAATATTCTTCTCCTAATACGAATAAACCGCTCCATCTGGGGCATGTTCGCAATAATTTATTGGGCAATTCATTAGCTAATATTATTAGTGCTAATGGGAATAGGGTTGTAAAAACCAATATAGTGAATGATCGTGGTATTCACATTTGTAAATCAATGTTGGCCTGGACTAAATACGGGAATGGGGAGACGCCCGAATCTTCAGGTAAGAAGGGTGACCATTTGGTAGGCGATTACTATGTTTTATTTGATAAACATTATAAAGAGGAAGTCGCTCTATTGATGGAAAAGGGTATGACCAAAGAGGAAGCTGAAATGTCTTCGCCATTAATGAATGAGGCCAGGGAGATGCTTGTCAAATGGGAATCGGGAGATGCTCAGGTTCGCTCTTTATGGACTATGATGAACGACTGGGTTTATACAGGTTTCAATGAAACCTACCGCAAGATGGGAGTTACCTTTGATAAAATTTATTATGAGTCAAGAACTTATCTGGAAGGGAAAAAGAAAGTTCTGGAGGGATTAGATAAGGGTATCTTTTATAAAAAAGAAGATGGATCGATATGGGCGGATTTAACGAAGGAAGGTCTTGATCATAAGCTTTTGCTTCGTGCTGATGGGACTTCTGTTTATATGACTCAAGATATAGGTACTGCTAAACTTCGTTTTTCAGACTACCTCATCAATAAAATGATTTATGTTGTTGGAAATGAGCAAAACTATCATTTTCAAGTATTGTCTATCCTGCTTGATAAATTAGGATTTGAATGGGGAAAAGACCTGGTGCATTTCTCTTACGGAATGGTTGAATTGCCTGAGGGGAAAATGAAATCTCGGGAAGGGACTGTTGTTGATGCTGATGAATTGGTAGAAGAGATGATAAATACGGCGAAAGAAACGTCGGAAGAACTTGGCAAATTGGATGGTTGTACGGAAGAAGAAGCCAATAATATAGCTCGTATTGTCGGTCTGGGTGCATTGAAGTATTTTATTCTAAAGGTTGATGCTCGTAAAAACATGACCTTTAATCCAAAGGAATCTATTGACTTTAATGGAAATACAGGTCCTTTTATTCAATATACCTATGCTCGTATTCAATCAATTCTTCGTAAAGCTACTGAAGCAGGCATCATTATACCTGCTACATTGTCTGGCAAAATTGAACTTAATGAGAAGGAGGAATATTTAATTCAAATGATCGCTGATTTTGCCGTAGTTGTAAAGCAAGCCGGAGATGATTATAGTCCATCAGTGATTGCTAATTATACGTATGACCTGGTTAAAGAATATAACCAATTCTATCACGATTATAGCATTTTGAAAGAAGAAAATGAAGGAGTAAGAATTTTCCGTATCATACTTTCCGCCAATATAGCGAAGGTAATAGGCCTGAGTATGGGATTACTTGGTATAGAGGTGCCCGATAGAATGTAGATTATAAAAAAAGAAAGCCCCATAAAAACGCTTTATTAGTTTTTATGGGGTTTTATATGACTGTTATTTCTTTTTTGTAGCGGCGGCTTTTGGGGCCGTTTTCTTTTTTGTTGTAGCCTTTTTCTTCGGCTTGACCGGGGTCTCTGTTTTCTCTGTTTGTAGTTTTATAATATCTAAACAGGTTTGCAAATTTAGATCCTGAGGAATTACTTCCTTAGGTATCTTGTAATTTGAACCTTTATAAGCAATATAAGGTCCATATCTGCCATTGAGGACTTCTAGCTCGGTCTCTTCAGCAAACTTTTTAATTATCTTCTCTGCTTCCGCTATTCTTTTGGCTTTAATCAGATCAATAGCTTCCTCAAGCGTCACTTCCATTGGGTCCATGTTTTTGGGTAATGAAATGAATTTGGAATCATGACGTATATATGGGCCGAAGCGTCCGGAACTTACTACGGTTGTTTTTTCTTCAAATTCTCCGAGAGTTCTGGGTAGTTTAAATAAATCAAGAGCCTCTTCAAGGGTAATGATTTCCATCGACATACCTTTTTTAAGTTGAGAGAATCGTGGCTTTTCTTCTTCTTCCGCTGCACCTATTTGTACAACAGGTCCATATCTGCCTATCTTAACCGATACCGGTTTGCCTGTTCCGGGTTCTTCGCCTAAAATACGTTCGCCAACTTTATGCTCTGTTTTGGTAGCAAGCGTTTTCTCTACTGAACTATGAAATCCTTCATAGAAGTTTTTTAATATTTCAGTCCATTTCTTCTCGCCTTCCGCTACTTCATCAAATTCCTTTTCTACATTAGCAGTGAAATTGAAATCTAAAATATTCGGAAAATATTCGGTTAGGAAGTCATTTACTACAATGCCGATATCTGTTGGGAAAAGTTTGGACTTCTCGTTTCCCGTTATTTCCGACTGCGTAACATCCTCTATTGTGCTATTTCTAAGCGAGAGCATATTGTAAAGACGTTCTTCGCCTTCTTTATCGCCTTTCTCAACATATCCACGCTGTTGAATGGTGGAGATTGTCGGTGCGTAAGTTGATGGACGTCCAATTCCTAAATCTTCTAACTTGCGTACAAGGCTAGCTTCCGTGTAACGGGCCGGACGTTGGGTAAATCGTTCTGTGGCCAATATCTCTTTTGATTTCAGATTTTGCCCTTTATTCAACGGAGGGAGTAAACGGCTTTCGTCTTCTTGTTCATTATCATCATCATATGATTCTTTATAGACTCGTAAAAAACCGTCAAACTTAATAACCTCTCCGGTTGCTGTAAATCGATCGTTTACATTGTTGATGCCAATAATGGCAGTGGTTTTCTCCAGCTCTGCATCAGCCATTTGCGAAGCAATGGTTCGCTTCCATATCAGGTCGTACAATTTTCTTTCTTGTGAAGGTCCGTCAATGGACTGGCTTTCCATTGATGTTGGCCGAATTGCCTCGTGGGCTTCTTGAGCTCCTTTTGTTTTGGTGGCAAAATGGCGAATTTTAACGTACTCCTTGCCCATCATATTTGTGATCGTTTCTTGGGCTCCGGTTATTGCATAATCCGATAGATTGACAGAGTCTGTACGCATATAAGTTATTCG containing:
- a CDS encoding rhomboid family intramembrane serine protease translates to MPTVTKNLIIINILFFLGGIVAQRYGIDLADYLGLHFFMADKFNVVQLFSYMFMHGGFSHIFFNMFAVWMFGRILEQTWGPKKFLFYYLFCGVGAGIIQEIVQFIQYEMVLSDYSSVNIGTAIIPMNEYLNMMTTVGASGAIYAILLAFGMIFPNQQLFIFPLPMPIKAKYFVIGYALIELYSGFANNPSDKVAHFAHLGGMIFGFILIMYWKKKNNNGSHYF
- a CDS encoding HU family DNA-binding protein, coding for MNKAELISAIATESGLNKADSKKALDAFISTVSKTLQSGDKVSLVGFGTFAVSERSARTGINPSTKAAIAIPAKKVAKFKAGAELSDAIK
- the argS gene encoding arginine--tRNA ligase, with translation MNIENKLALSVINGLKALYGQDFQVSQVQLQKTKKEFHGHLTLVVFPFLRASKKSPEQTANEIGEYLSANEPAVASFNVIKGFLNLIIESSVWVELLNFIHADKQYGIVPADESSPLVMIEYSSPNTNKPLHLGHVRNNLLGNSLANIISANGNRVVKTNIVNDRGIHICKSMLAWTKYGNGETPESSGKKGDHLVGDYYVLFDKHYKEEVALLMEKGMTKEEAEMSSPLMNEAREMLVKWESGDAQVRSLWTMMNDWVYTGFNETYRKMGVTFDKIYYESRTYLEGKKKVLEGLDKGIFYKKEDGSIWADLTKEGLDHKLLLRADGTSVYMTQDIGTAKLRFSDYLINKMIYVVGNEQNYHFQVLSILLDKLGFEWGKDLVHFSYGMVELPEGKMKSREGTVVDADELVEEMINTAKETSEELGKLDGCTEEEANNIARIVGLGALKYFILKVDARKNMTFNPKESIDFNGNTGPFIQYTYARIQSILRKATEAGIIIPATLSGKIELNEKEEYLIQMIADFAVVVKQAGDDYSPSVIANYTYDLVKEYNQFYHDYSILKEENEGVRIFRIILSANIAKVIGLSMGLLGIEVPDRM
- the topA gene encoding type I DNA topoisomerase, with protein sequence MRKNLVIVESPAKAKTIEKFLGADFKVLSSYGHIRDLKKKQFSIDVQKDFKPDYEVPTEKKKLVEELKAEAQNSETIWLASDEDREGEAISWHLYEVLKLKPENAKRIVFHEITKTAILKAIEEPRTINLNLVNAQQARRILDRIVGFELSPILWRKVKPSLSAGRVQSVTVRLVVEREREIQAFKSEAAYRITAIFLVPDTEGKYVEMKAELTRRIKTKEEAYQLLKNCDSATFTIDDISTRPSKKGPAAPFTTSTLQQEAARKLGFTVGQTMMVAQKLYESGRITYMRTDSVNLSDYAITGAQETITNMMGKEYVKIRHFATKTKGAQEAHEAIRPTSMESQSIDGPSQERKLYDLIWKRTIASQMADAELEKTTAIIGINNVNDRFTATGEVIKFDGFLRVYKESYDDDNEQEDESRLLPPLNKGQNLKSKEILATERFTQRPARYTEASLVRKLEDLGIGRPSTYAPTISTIQQRGYVEKGDKEGEERLYNMLSLRNSTIEDVTQSEITGNEKSKLFPTDIGIVVNDFLTEYFPNILDFNFTANVEKEFDEVAEGEKKWTEILKNFYEGFHSSVEKTLATKTEHKVGERILGEEPGTGKPVSVKIGRYGPVVQIGAAEEEEKPRFSQLKKGMSMEIITLEEALDLFKLPRTLGEFEEKTTVVSSGRFGPYIRHDSKFISLPKNMDPMEVTLEEAIDLIKAKRIAEAEKIIKKFAEETELEVLNGRYGPYIAYKGSNYKIPKEVIPQDLNLQTCLDIIKLQTEKTETPVKPKKKATTKKKTAPKAAATKKK